Proteins encoded in a region of the Raphanus sativus cultivar WK10039 chromosome 8, ASM80110v3, whole genome shotgun sequence genome:
- the LOC108819515 gene encoding E3 ubiquitin-protein ligase At1g63170, producing the protein MGVSRIAIKAHNFCLHSSSSSSSSSSSAHLTPNDHIIDIPTNTPSHHHEEEEEERPSTTPPPDMPISHPPSSVRSNPRNPRRRRSPLNSGLWISIELLLTLGQIIAAIAVLSLSKHEHPRAPLFAWIVGYASGCVATLPLLYWRYYHHSNQASDQDDSASQQHRPNLNVAAGSFAFSISRSSEGQQTSNTSSRGTSSSRYPGFISSARVKVVMEYFKMALDCFFAIWFVVGNVWIFGGHSSASEAPNLYRLCLVFLTFSCIGYAMPFILCTTICCCLPCIISILGYREDLTQPRGATPESINALPTHKFKLKKSRSSGSSSASEGGVVAAGTDKERAISGEDAVCCICLAKYANNEELRELPCSHFFHRECVDKWLKINASCPLCKSEVGEKNSDLTSSLSSGGNDNTQQQRNEHRVDNGLAHSVI; encoded by the exons ATGGGTGTTTCTCGTATTGCAATTAAAGCTCACAACTTTTGTCtacattcatcatcatcatcatcatcatcatcatcatcagctcATCTAACCCCAAATGACCACATCATTGACATTCCAACAAACACTCCTTCACATCAtcacgaggaggaggaggaggagagaccTTCCACTACTCCTCCTCCTGACATGCCTATCTCTCACCCACCTTCCTCCGTCCGGTCAAATCCTAGAAACCCCCGTCGCAGACGCAGTCCTCTGAACTCCGGCCTGTGGATTTCCATCGAGCTACTCCTCACTCTCGGCCAGATCATTGCAGCCATCGCCGTTTTGTCCTTGTCTAAACACGAGCACCCACGTGCGCCCTTGTTCGCTTGGATCGTCGGTTACGCCTCTGGATGCGTTGCAACGCTCCCGCTCTTGTACTGGAGATACTATCACCATTCCAATCAGGCCTCTGACCAGGACGACTCTGCATCACAGCAGCATCGTCCTAATCTCAACGTCGCAGCAGGATCGTTCGCCTTTTCCATATCCAGGTCATCTGAAGGACAGCAGACCAGCAACACGTCTTCTCGTGGCACTAGTAGTAGTAGATACCCTGGTTTCATAAGCTCTGCCAG AGTAAAAGTTGTTATGGAGTACTTCAAAATGGCTCTGGATTGCTTCTTTGCGATATGGTTTGTGGTTGGTAACGTGTGGATATTCGGAGGCCATTCATCTGCATCCGAGGCTCCTAACTTGTACag gTTATGTTTAGTGTTTCTTACGTTTAGCTGTATTGGCTACGCCATGCCTTTCATCCTCTGCACGACGATATGTTGCTGCTTGCCCTGCATTATCTCCATTCTCGGATACAGAGAAGATTTAACTCAACCCCGAGGCGCTACACCTGAGTCGATTAACGCATTGCCTACTCATAAGTTTAAGTTGAAGAAAAGCAGAAGTAGCGGTTCGAGTAGTGCTAGCGAAGGTGGTGTTGTGGCGGCTGGAACTGATAAGGAGCGTGCCATTTCAGGAGAAGACGCT gTCTGTTGCATTTGCTTGGCGAAATACGCGAATAACGAGGAGTTGAGAGAGCTTCCTTGTTCGCATTTCTTCCACAGAGAGTGCGTTGACAAGTGGCTCAAGATCAATGCTAGCTGCCCTCTTTGCAAGAGTGAAGTTGGGGAGAAGAACTCTGATTTGACGAGCTCGCTCTCTTCTGGGGGAAACGATAACACTCAACAACAGCGGAATGAACATAGAGTTGATAACGGTTTGGCTCACAGCGTTATCTAA